In Microbacterium foliorum, the following proteins share a genomic window:
- a CDS encoding YqaJ viral recombinase family protein, with protein sequence MTPELQARIVADSRDRVAWMRARSRGITATDVAGLTSERSIARAADSKLGGGPRFGGNAYTDHGRRREPEIAAWVAATHGILPSSALFRAEVEHRHLATPDGIAVDADGRVKLAEIKTTNKAFRGIPRTYLRQIWWQQHVLGAERTLFVWEEHVDFAPIHDEPRCVWIDRDDREIAKLVGLATDLIDELYRRTTGMQVPTRIADAAAAAAASRREHLRERDAFRALALAD encoded by the coding sequence GTGACCCCCGAACTCCAAGCTCGCATCGTCGCGGACTCCCGTGACCGCGTGGCCTGGATGAGGGCACGTTCGCGCGGGATCACCGCCACGGACGTCGCCGGACTCACGAGCGAGAGGTCGATCGCGCGCGCGGCCGACTCCAAGCTCGGCGGCGGCCCCCGCTTCGGAGGCAACGCCTACACCGACCACGGGCGACGCCGCGAACCCGAGATCGCCGCCTGGGTGGCGGCGACTCATGGCATCCTCCCGTCGTCGGCCCTGTTCCGCGCCGAGGTCGAGCATCGCCATCTCGCGACCCCCGACGGCATCGCGGTCGACGCAGACGGTCGCGTCAAGCTCGCCGAGATCAAGACCACGAACAAGGCGTTCCGCGGCATCCCCCGCACCTACCTCCGCCAGATCTGGTGGCAGCAGCACGTGCTCGGAGCCGAGCGCACCCTGTTCGTCTGGGAGGAGCACGTCGACTTCGCTCCGATCCACGATGAGCCCCGCTGCGTCTGGATCGACCGCGACGACCGAGAGATCGCGAAGCTCGTCGGCCTCGCCACCGACCTCATCGACGAGCTGTACCGGCGGACCACCGGCATGCAGGTGCCGACACGGATCGCGGATGCTGCGGCTGCCGCCGCCGCCAGCCGCCGCGAGCACCTTCGCGAGCGTGACGCCTTCCGCGCGCTCGCACTCGCCGACTGA